One genomic segment of Desulfocapsa sulfexigens DSM 10523 includes these proteins:
- a CDS encoding two-component system sensor histidine kinase NtrB: protein MSSLSMFPADFTDMIGSVIIIIFSFLSLRYAFLLTKEQPDNFLWGFLFYFCMTLSAFAVSRAMGHLVKQVLLISGNDDQWRTLAPLAGGFNTLLMTSLAAVTIYYHKGIEGYRAIEEKARSLKTANSELQQAGVKLHEMNSHLEEMVESRTKELSASEKKFRNFFINSKDMIYFCDSDNRLVNMNASGLEMLGYPFNDPPSLNLWDIFSHEDDLDNYFEEILTRGFVEDLEVEFKKADDSIIYVLLSANAIHNDAGEFTGCEGIAKDLTRVKTMMAQLASSEKMASIGQMAAGVAHEINTPLGVILGYSQLLMDDFPPDTEEGESLEVIGRQTKTCRKIVADLLKFARQGESSKDIISINEIVTDVLAVTEHSLNIDHITVHRNLSPNLNSVIGDTEKLRQVFINFINNAHHAMEDQGSGELYIRTRNSEDSREVIATVMDTGHGIPEKILSSIFDPFFTTKPVGKGTGLGLSVSYGIIQEHEGRIDIESPVTDNETGKSPGGTAFHVTLPAISDERDSDTLKPKNQ, encoded by the coding sequence ATGAGTAGTCTCAGCATGTTTCCAGCCGACTTCACAGACATGATCGGCTCCGTTATCATAATTATTTTTTCATTTCTTTCCCTACGCTACGCTTTTCTTTTAACAAAAGAACAACCGGACAACTTTCTCTGGGGGTTCTTGTTCTATTTCTGCATGACACTGTCCGCATTTGCCGTATCAAGAGCGATGGGACATCTTGTCAAACAGGTTTTACTTATCAGCGGAAACGATGACCAGTGGAGAACTCTCGCTCCACTGGCCGGAGGGTTCAATACACTTCTTATGACTTCTCTCGCGGCAGTTACCATCTATTACCATAAAGGAATAGAAGGATATCGTGCCATTGAGGAAAAGGCTAGAAGTCTCAAAACCGCCAATAGTGAACTTCAGCAGGCGGGAGTGAAACTCCACGAGATGAATAGTCACCTTGAAGAAATGGTCGAAAGCCGTACCAAAGAGCTCTCTGCCTCTGAGAAAAAATTCAGAAACTTTTTCATCAACTCAAAGGACATGATTTATTTTTGTGATTCAGACAACAGGCTGGTCAATATGAATGCATCGGGTCTTGAAATGCTTGGATACCCATTCAATGATCCGCCATCATTGAATCTATGGGACATATTTTCTCATGAAGACGATCTTGATAACTACTTTGAAGAAATTCTCACTCGTGGCTTTGTCGAAGATCTTGAGGTTGAATTCAAAAAAGCCGATGACAGTATCATCTACGTTCTTCTCTCTGCCAACGCTATCCATAATGATGCCGGTGAATTCACTGGCTGTGAAGGAATAGCCAAGGATCTTACCCGTGTTAAGACGATGATGGCCCAGCTGGCATCCAGTGAAAAAATGGCTTCGATCGGTCAGATGGCGGCGGGAGTTGCCCACGAAATAAACACACCTCTCGGCGTCATACTCGGCTATTCCCAACTGCTGATGGACGATTTTCCTCCAGACACCGAAGAAGGAGAAAGCCTGGAAGTCATAGGACGTCAAACAAAAACGTGCCGGAAAATTGTAGCCGACCTTCTGAAATTTGCAAGACAGGGAGAAAGCTCTAAGGACATTATTTCCATCAATGAAATAGTAACCGATGTACTTGCCGTAACTGAACACTCACTGAATATTGATCATATTACGGTCCACAGAAATTTGAGCCCCAACCTGAACAGTGTCATCGGAGACACTGAAAAGTTACGTCAGGTTTTCATTAATTTTATCAATAATGCTCATCATGCAATGGAAGACCAGGGGAGTGGTGAACTCTACATCAGGACCCGTAACAGTGAAGACAGCAGAGAAGTTATAGCAACAGTCATGGATACCGGACACGGTATACCTGAAAAAATTCTTTCCTCTATTTTTGACCCATTCTTCACGACCAAACCCGTTGGCAAAGGTACCGGTCTTGGTCTTTCAGTCTCCTACGGCATCATTCAGGAACACGAGGGAAGAATAGATATAGAGTCTCCTGTTACTGACAACGAAACC